A genomic stretch from Lathyrus oleraceus cultivar Zhongwan6 chromosome 2, CAAS_Psat_ZW6_1.0, whole genome shotgun sequence includes:
- the LOC127121729 gene encoding ubiquitin-like modifier-activating enzyme atg7, whose product MEGFGILFGFYDPCHLPNNPGWPLRNLLALISARWNLKSVQFFCYRENRGFADMSLSLVGEALLTVPQGWKDAVPNAVGWELNKGRKVPRCISLAQSMDPTRLAVSAADLNLKLMRWRALPSLDLSALSSLKCLLLGAGTLGCQVARMLMAWGVRKITLVDNGRVAMSNPLRKSLYTLDNCLNGGEFKATAAVESLKWIFPAVEAEGIVMAIPMPGHPVNSEEQENVLDAHDAVFLLTDTRESRWLPTLLCANAIKITMTAALGFESFLVMRHGAGPFSSACDSSAETASSSSADLSVNDANGKHRLGCYFCNDVVAPTDSTSNRTLDQQCSVTRPGLAPIASALAVELLVGILHHPQGIYAEADINNGARSRDMGYYINSSSLSKFLSLSSHDSLNLIEIHQPTVSLTFNNWNNIIVPTYYNI is encoded by the exons ATGGAGGGGTTTGGG ATTCTATTTGGGTTTTATGACCCGTGTCATCTCCCAAATAATCCTGGATGGCCCTTGCGCAACCTCTTAGCACTTATTTCTGCAAGGTGGAATCTCAAGTCTGTTCAGTTTTTCTGCTACAGGGAGAACCGGGGTTTTGCTGATATGAGCTTGTCCCTTGTTGGTGAAGCATTATTAACAGTTCCACAAG GGTGGAAAGATGCTGTGCCTAATGCAGTTGGATGGGAACTTAATAAGGGAAGAAAAGTACCTAGGTGTATTAGTCTTGCACAATCCATGGATCCAACCAG GTTGGCTGTATCTGCTGCAGATTTGAATTTAAAGCTTATGAGGTGGCGTGCTTTGCCATCTTTGGACTTGAGTGCTTTGTCTTCCCTCAAGTGTCTTCTCCTTGGAGCAGGCACACTTGGATGCCAGGTTGCGCGCATGCTTATG GCATGGGGTGTCCGAAAAATTACTCTAGTTGACAATGGCAGGGTGGCTATGTCTAATCCATTGAGGAAGTCTCTTTATACTTTGGATAACTGTCTTAATGGCGGAGAGTTTAAAGCTACAGCAGCAGTTGAAAGTCTCAAATGGATATTTCCTGCAGTG GAAGCGGAAGGCATTGTTATGGCTATACCAATGCCTGGACACCCTGTAAATAGCGAGGAACAGGAGAATGTACTTGATGCTCATGATGCAGTTTTTTTATTGACAGATACGAGGGAAAGTCGTTGGCTCCCAACACTTCTCTGTGCCAATGCTATCAAG ATTACCATGACTGCAGCACTGGGGTTTGAAAGTTTCTTGGTTATGCGTCACGGAGCGGGTCCTTTCAGCAGCGCCTGTGATTCGAGTGCTGAAACAGCTAGTTCTTCATCTGCCGATTTGTCTGTAAATGATGCAAATGGAAAACATAGACTGGGATGCTATTTCTGCAACGATGTTGTTGCACCAACTGAT TCAACGTCCAACCGCACTCTGGACCAGCAATGTTCTGTGACCCGACCGGGGCTAGCTCCTATTGCTTCTGCCCTTGCTGTTGAACTTTTAGTAGGGATTTTGCATCACCCTCAAGG GATATATGCAGAAGCCGATATtaacaacggtgcacgaagca GGGATATGGGATATTACATAAATTCTTCATCACTATCCAAATTTCTCTCACTCTCTTCGCATGACTCTCTCAATCTCATTGAGATTCATCAACCTACTGTATCTCTCACGTTCAACAATTGGAACAATATCATAGTACCTACATACTACAATATTTAA